Proteins found in one Coffea eugenioides isolate CCC68of chromosome 5, Ceug_1.0, whole genome shotgun sequence genomic segment:
- the LOC113772537 gene encoding poly(A)-specific ribonuclease PARN — protein MKNLFTIRAFHKSLISLSSSTRHFFCSSSSSASTFAIKNVTKSNFESALNDLRLYVKDADFVAVDLEMTGVTSAPWRESFELDRFDIQYLKVKDSAEKFAAVQFGVCPFRWEPHRQSFVAHPHNFYLFPRQEIKGDDTSYEFLCQTTSIDFLAKYQFDFNLCIREGVSYLSRSQEKEALGRLNARYKDRLLDSSSCWREGVDTKLVRVADILFSERLKNKIAEWHDGLLGDRNGASQTWKTSNDSKQQLKTIFFKMRPALDLTGFTSHQLRLIQLVVKNHFEDLVYACVAGESSSQQLIVYTDSASGRDLLMKELKDCLCKEAEMKIKAAIGFRHVIDLLSSEKKLIVGHNSFLDIAHIYRKFIGPLPSTAKEYVISIQKFFPYIVDTKVLLNASTVCQKISKKSSTSLSKAFALLCPQIASGVKTSGLADKRLVKVEVQVDNKRSLNWNSGAKHEAGYDAFMTGCVFAQACSHLGVDFTLNPSSVDLSHHEKLQEYINLLYLSWINGDIIDLKTGERKADSICSKGFKAHHSKILFSNTVLLWAFPAKLKASEIRECFCKVFGSSSITFIYHVDKTAVFIQFSKQELVSDFLVLKETLERSNDPISVLHPLSKVLQGGRTRAASYEVYKQICSSTISKVFFADQAEAVGIEWNAKLSKPVLEVERQVDFEASENQLYTDTRNETEIVSGIDPPLYMHSPTDELDSLCPAEAQMSK, from the exons ATGAAGAATCTCTTCACGATTAGGGCTTTTCATAAAAGCCTAATCTCTCTCTCCTCATCAACCCGCCATTTCTTCtgctcttcttcttcatcagcTTCTACATTCGCTATTAAAAATGTTACAAAATCCAACTTTGAGTCCGCGCTCAACGACCTCCGGCTCTACGTTAAAGACGCCGACTTTGTCGCCGTCGATTTGGAAATGACCGGCGTCACCAGCGCTCCCTGGAGAGAGTCCTTCGAGCTCGACCGCTTTGATATTCAGTACCTCAAAGTTAAAGACTCCGCTGAGAAATTCGCCGCTGTCCAGTTCGGCGTTTGCCCTTTTCGATGGGAGCCGCACAGACAGTCCTTCGTTGCTCATCC GCATAACTTCTACTTATTCCCGCGCCAAGAAATTAAGGGGGATGATACATCATATGAATTTCTTTGCCAGACAACCTCTATCGATTTCTTGGCTAAATACCAGTTTGATTTCAATTTGTGTATACGTGAAG GAGTGTCTTATTTATCCAGAAGCCAAGAAAAGGAAGCATTGGGGCGGTTAAATGCGAGGTACAAGGACCGTCTACTTGATTCTTCTTCATGCTGGAGAGAAGGTGTAGACACTAAATTAGTAAGAGTTGCTGACATTCTGTTTTCTGAGAGACTCAAGAACAAAATCGCTGAATGGCATGATGGGTTGTTAGGAGATAGAAATGGAGCATCACAAACTTGGAagacatcaaatgattccaaacaACAATTAAAAACCATTTTCTTCAAGATGCGTCCAGCCCTTGATCTCACTGGCTTTACATCTCATCAACTAAGGTTGATTCAGTTG GTCGTAAAGAATCATTTTGAAGATCTTGTATATGCCTGTGTGGCTGGTGAAAGTTCCTCACAGCAGTTAATTGTCTACACAGATTCAGCAAGTGGTAGGGACTTACTTATG AAAGAATTGAAGGATTGCCTTTGCAAAGAAGCAGAAATGAAGATCAAAGCTGCTATTGGATTTCGACATGTTATTGATCTCCTCTCTTCTGAAAAAAAGTTGATTGTGGGTCACAATAGCTTTCTCG ATATTGCACATATATACCGAAAATTCATTGGTCCTCTTCCTTCGACTGCCAAAGAGTATGTTATCTCTATCCAGAAGTTCTTCCCCTACATAGTAGATACAAAGGTGCTGCTGAATGCAAGCACTGTCTGTCAAAAAATTTCGAAGAAGAGTAGCACTTCATTATCGAAAGCATTTGCCTTACTATGTCCACAAATTGCTTCGGGTGTTAAAACCTCTGGTTTGGCTGATAAACGACTTGTTAAAGTGGAGGTTCAAGTTGATAATAAGAG GTCCTTAAACTGGAACTCTGGAGCCAAGCATGAAGCTGGATATGATGCATTTATGACAGGTTGTGTTTTTGCCCAGGCATGCAGTCACCTTGGTGTTGATTTCACACTTAATCCATCATCGGTAGATTTGTCTCACCATGAGAAGCTTCAGGAGTACATCAATCTTCTCTATCTTAGCTGGATTAATGGAGATATCATTGACCTAAAAACTGGGGAACGTAAGGCGGACTCTATTTGTTCTAAAGGCTTCAAAGCCCATCACTCGAAGATTTTGTTTTCAAACACAGTTCTGTTGTGGGCATTTCCGGCTAAGCTCAAGGCAAGTGAGATTAGAGAATGTTTTTGTAAAGTTTTTGGTTCATCTTCTATTACCTTCATCTACCACGTGGACAAAACTGCTGTCTTTATCCAGTTCAGCAAACAAGAACTGGTATCAGATTTTCTGGTATTGAAGGAAACTTTAGAAAGAAGTAATGATCCAATCTCAGTTTTGCATCCCCTCTCAAAGGTATTGCAAGGGGGACGCACTCGTGCTGCCAGTTATGAGGTTTATAAACAGATATGCAGTTCAactatttcaaaagttttctttgCAGATCAGGCTGAGGCCGTTGGTATTGAATGGAACGCCAAATTATCAAAACCTGTTTTAGAGGTGGAAAGACAGGTTGACTTTGAGGCCAGTGAAAATCAGCTTTACACTGATACTCGCAATGAAACAGAGATAGTCTCTGGGATAGATCCTCCACTTTATATGCATAGCCCGACTGATGAACTGGATTCTTTGTGCCCCGCTGAAGCTCAGATGAGCAAATAA
- the LOC113771976 gene encoding early nodulin-like protein 1, giving the protein MAGCALSLLSTALLNPQSNFIQGSKSPAKIEKMVIKISKDNPLPSLGSNQVMASSAITTAQVLKNAILWPLSVASIMAVLVSSFQFQVGGEEGWVKPTGNQTETYSHWATRHRFHIGDSVYFRYEEDSVLVVSSSDYENCRTSHPISKFDDGNTVFQFERSGLFYFISGQPGHCKSGQRLVIRVMHPSEEVESPQAAPSPAAPNPNGGGGEDIWDNSNNWGPPALNSTDKLTVASYFMTFLGGVIVFLYWLM; this is encoded by the exons ATGGCGGGCTGTGCTCTCTCTCTTCTGTCAACAGCTCTTCTCAACCCTCAATCTAACTTCATTCAGGGGAGCAAATCTCCTGCAAAAATAGAGAAAATGGTGATCAAAATCAGCAAAGA CAATCCGTTGCCATCATTAGGAAGTAACCAAGTAATGGCTTCTTCAGCAATAACTACCGCCCAAGTCTTGAAAAATGCCATATTATGGCCCCTATCTGTTGCCTCCATAATGGCTGTCTTGGTATCTTCGTTCCAGTTCCAAGTCGGGGGTGAGGAAGGCTGGGTCAAACCGACTGGAAACCAGACTGAAACATATAGCCACTGGGCTACCAGACACAGATTCCACATTGGAGATTCTGTTT ACTTCAGGTATGAAGAGGACTCGGTGCTGGTAGTCAGCTCCAGTGACTATGAAAACTGCAGAACATCGCATCCAATTTCCAAGTTTGACGACGGGAACACCGTCTTCCAATTTGAACGATCTGGGCTCTTCTATTTCATCAGCGGGCAGCCAGGCCACTGCAAATCCGGCCAAAGGCTCGTCATTCGAGTGATGCACCCCTCCGAAGAAGTTGAGTCCCCTCAAGCTGCTCCATCACCGGCTGCACCCAATCCTAATGGCGGCGGAGGAGAAGATATTTGGGACAACTCCAACAACTGGGGGCCGCCCGCGCTTAATTCTACTGACAAGCTCACTGTTGCATCGTACTTCATGACGTTTCTTGGAGGCGTCATCGTTTTTCTCTATTGGTTGATGTAG
- the LOC113770921 gene encoding probable L-type lectin-domain containing receptor kinase S.7 has protein sequence MYSRKLLIFSIFFLFFNFEYIQPLPSSSSGTTLNFDFQSLALRNLTLLGDSYLRNGVVGLTKELGVPSSSSGSVIYNNPIAFFDPETNITASFSTRFAFSIQNINPSSSGDGLTFFLSPDNQTLGSPGGYLGLVNSTQLTKNRFIAIEFDTKLDSHFDDPDDNHVGLDIDSLISIKTANPASLGISLKSGNLIFTWIDYKNEEKKLYVFLSYSSFKPGVPLLKVDIDLSGYLKDFMYLGFSGSTEGSTELHFIENWSFRTRGFRPVRPRIHPHNVTENSVPLNPPIPVSDPGNRHHRRLGLGFGIAGPAFFCAVLVVFGWISVNKWKENKTEKTLKAELVTGPRQFSYQELKSATKGFHANRVIGHGSFGTVYKAFFVNSGAVFAVKRSKHTHEGKSEFLAELSIIACLRHKNLVQLQGWCVEKGELLLVYEFMANGSLDKVLHQETDNGNPLKWPYRYNIAVGLASVLTYLHQECEQQVIHRDIKTSNIMLDGSYNARLGDFGLARLMDHDKSPLSTLTAGTMGYLAPEYLQYGKATDKTDVFSYGVVILELACGKRPIEKEGSANKMINLIDWVWKLYSEGKLTEAADKRLNGEFRDEEMRKLLLIGLSCANPDSAERPTMRRVFQILNNEAEPISVPRVKPSLTFCNSLPLSIDDIISDDDGGNTPDSQFEIVVD, from the coding sequence ATGTATTCAAGAAAGcttcttattttctcaattttctttctGTTCTTCAACTTCGAATACATTCAACCGCTACCGTCATCATCTTCCGGGACTACTCTGAATTTCGACTTCCAATCTTTAGCTCTCAGAAATCTCACTCTTCTTGGAGATTCTTATCTCAGAAATGGTGTTGTAGGGCTGACAAAAGAGCTTGGCGTCCCATCTTCAAgctctggttctgtaatctacAATAACCCAATTGCCTTCTTTGATCCAGAAACCAACATCACTGCCTCTTTCTCCACAAGATTTGCTTTTTCGATTCAAAACATCAATCCCTCTTCGTCTGGAGATGGATTAACCTTCTTTCTGTCTCCTGATAATCAGACTTTAGGGAGCCCAGGAGGGTATCTGGGGCTTGTGAATTCAACACAGTTGACGAAGAACAGGTTCATTGCCATCGAGTTTGATACAAAACTAGATTCTCATTTTGACGATCCTGATGATAATCACGTGGGTTTGGATATCGATAGCCTGATCTCAATAAAGACTGCCAATCCAGCTTCTCTGGGTATTTCGTTGAAAAGTGGGAACTTGATTTTTACTTGGATTGATTACAAGAATGAGGAAAAGAAGCTATATGTGTTCTTGAGTTATTCAAGTTTCAAGCCTGGGGTGCCGCTCCTGAAGGTTGATATTGACCTGTCTGGTTATCTCAAGGACTTTATGTATTTGGGATTTTCTGGTTCCACTGAGGGAAGTACCGAGCTGCACTTTATTGAAAATTGGAGCTTTCGGACTCGGGGCTTTAGGCCTGTACGACCAAGAATTCATCCTCATAACGTCACTGAAAATTCTGTGCCTTTAAATCCCCCAATCCCAGTTTCTGATCCTGGCAATAGGCATCACAGGAGGCTTGGATTGGGCTTTGGGATTGCTGGTCCTGCTTTCTTTTGTGCTGTTCTTGTAGTATTTGGGTGGATTTCTGTCAACAAATGGAAGGAGAACAAAACAGAGAAGACCCTGAAAGCAGAGCTTGTAACAGGACCAAGGCAATTCAGCTATCAAGAACTCAAGTCAGCCACAAAAGGATTTCATGCCAATAGGGTCATTGGGCATGGTTCCTTTGGTACCGTTTACAAGGCCTTTTTCGTAAATTCcggtgccgtttttgccgttaaAAGATCAAAACATACCCATGAAGGTAAATCTGAATTTCTTGCTGAATTGTCAATCATTGCTTGTTTGAGGCATAAGAACCTGGTTCAGCTGCAGGGATGGTGCGTTGAGAAGGGAGAATTACTTCTCGTATATGAGTTTATGGCCAATGGAAGTCTTGATAAAGTGTTGCACCAAGAAACCGACAATGGCAATCCACTGAAATGGCCATACAGGTACAATATTGCCGTTGGACTGGCATCTGTTCTCACCTATTTGCATCAAGAATGCGAGCAGCAAGTGATCCATAGGGACATAAAAACCAGTAACATAATGCTTGATGGGAGCTATAATGCAAGGCTTGGGGATTTCGGATTGGCAAGACTCATGGATCATGATAAGAGTCCTCTTTCAACACTTACTGCCGGAACCATGGGATACCTTGCTCCTGAGTACCTTCAATACGGAAAAGCAACTGATAAAACTGATGTATTCAGTTATGGTGTGGTTATACTTGAACTAGCTTGCGGAAAAAGGCCAATTGAGAAAGAAGGTAGTGCCAACAAAATGATCAATCTGATTGATTGGGTTTGGAAGCTGTACTCTGAAGGAAAGCTTACAGAAGCAGCAGATAAAAGATTAAATGGTGAATTCAGAGATGAGGAAATGAGGAAACTGCTGCTTATTGGTTTGAGCTGTGCAAATCCAGATAGTGCAGAAAGGCCTACCATGAGGAGGGTCTTCCAGATTCTCAACAATGAAGCAGAGCCTATTTCAGTGCCAAGGGTGAAACCTAGCCTCACTTTCTGTAATAGCTTGCCACTGAGCATAGATGATATTATTTCAGATGATGATGGAGGCAATACCCCTGACTCTCAATTTGAGATAGTAGTTGACTGA